A genomic stretch from Caulobacter sp. FWC2 includes:
- a CDS encoding glycosyltransferase codes for MKILVILHDLPLGGTERVALRLTAAWARAGHQVTLLCGSATGAQAGLVSEVVELVECAPPIPRGLGSRLRLGRAVAEHLRRHPADVLFVPGNFHWSVCRSVAQGLRDNRPAIVAQVSSPIFKHGRKGLKQWAFEAGARRRLRDVDAMVTLSSQTVPETDRLLGRRIATAVPLPALDDTVHQADIASGKLIVAAGRLAPEKGYDIALKAFAKIADPEARLAFVGDGPLRAELEALADKLGVRDRVTFAGYAPDIGPWLDRARLLLLSSWHEGFGAVIVEALGRGRPVVATDCTPAVRDLLATPGRGRVAAPGDVDGLARALEAELAAAPPEPSALITTVEAYRITPVADAYLAVFEASQARHQTSVA; via the coding sequence GTGAAGATCCTCGTCATTCTGCATGACCTGCCCCTGGGTGGCACCGAGCGCGTCGCCCTTCGCCTGACCGCAGCCTGGGCTCGGGCGGGCCATCAAGTTACCCTCCTGTGCGGCTCGGCGACGGGCGCCCAGGCGGGTTTGGTGTCGGAGGTTGTCGAGCTGGTTGAATGCGCCCCGCCGATCCCGCGCGGCTTGGGCTCGCGGCTCCGCCTGGGCCGCGCCGTGGCCGAGCATCTGCGCCGCCACCCGGCCGATGTGCTGTTCGTTCCGGGAAACTTCCACTGGTCGGTCTGCCGGTCTGTCGCCCAGGGTCTGCGCGACAATCGTCCGGCCATCGTCGCCCAGGTCAGTTCGCCGATCTTCAAACATGGCCGCAAAGGCTTGAAACAGTGGGCGTTCGAGGCCGGCGCTCGCCGCCGGCTGCGGGACGTCGACGCGATGGTGACGCTGTCGTCTCAAACCGTTCCGGAGACGGACAGACTGTTGGGCCGTCGCATTGCCACCGCCGTCCCCCTTCCCGCGCTCGACGACACCGTCCATCAGGCGGACATCGCCTCCGGCAAGCTGATCGTCGCGGCGGGGCGCCTGGCCCCGGAGAAGGGCTACGACATCGCGCTGAAGGCCTTCGCCAAGATCGCTGATCCTGAAGCCCGCCTGGCCTTCGTCGGCGATGGGCCGCTGCGCGCGGAACTGGAGGCCCTGGCCGACAAGCTCGGCGTTCGTGATCGCGTGACCTTCGCTGGCTACGCTCCCGACATAGGACCCTGGCTGGATCGCGCGCGGCTGCTGCTGCTCAGCTCCTGGCACGAGGGCTTCGGTGCGGTCATCGTCGAGGCCCTGGGGCGCGGCCGCCCCGTCGTCGCCACGGACTGCACGCCGGCGGTCCGGGACCTTCTCGCCACCCCCGGGCGCGGACGCGTCGCGGCGCCGGGCGATGTGGACGGCCTCGCCAGGGCGCTCGAAGCCGAACTCGCCGCCGCGCCACCAGAGCCCTCCGCCCTCATCACTACGGTTGAAGCGTACCGGATCACGCCGGTGGCGGACGCCTATCTCGCCGTCTTCGAAGCTAGCCAGGCGCGGCATCAGACTTCCGTCGCCTAG
- a CDS encoding glycosyltransferase produces MRIAYVINSVEGGGAQSPVPAIARVLRNEGAEVAVFALSLRDGRGAIAMEAAGLDVRVCPASEKQQVTALRWLHAELKVWKPDVVWTSLTRATLMGQIVGGWLGKPVVSWQHAAFLKPANRALLRWRRAASALWIGDSESVTALTAERIAPDPDKLVCWPIFSVNADAPQALPWRPGETLRLGALGRLHPVKGYDVLLDALSQLKTQGFAPATPFEVLIAGDGGELDRLEAQRATAGLDNVRFVGFCQDPPSLLATLHLYLQPSRSEGLCVAAHEAMQAGLPVLASAVGELPYSIVDRETGFLVPPRDPAALAVALAEALSNPERLAPMGQAARARVQARFGAEQFAARGAAIVQRLKRAVA; encoded by the coding sequence ATGCGTATCGCCTATGTGATCAACTCCGTCGAAGGCGGCGGCGCCCAGTCGCCTGTCCCCGCCATCGCCAGGGTGCTGCGCAACGAGGGCGCGGAGGTCGCGGTCTTCGCCCTCAGCCTCCGCGACGGTCGCGGGGCCATCGCCATGGAGGCGGCCGGCCTGGACGTGCGAGTCTGTCCGGCCAGTGAAAAGCAGCAGGTCACCGCCCTGCGCTGGCTGCACGCCGAACTGAAGGTCTGGAAGCCCGACGTCGTCTGGACCTCCCTGACCCGCGCGACCCTGATGGGCCAGATCGTTGGCGGCTGGCTGGGCAAGCCGGTGGTCAGCTGGCAGCACGCCGCCTTCCTCAAGCCCGCCAACCGCGCGCTGCTACGCTGGCGTCGCGCGGCCTCGGCGCTTTGGATCGGTGACTCCGAGAGCGTCACCGCCCTGACCGCCGAACGGATCGCACCCGATCCGGACAAGCTGGTCTGCTGGCCGATCTTCTCGGTCAACGCCGACGCGCCGCAAGCCCTGCCGTGGCGCCCCGGCGAGACCCTGCGCCTCGGTGCGCTGGGCCGGCTGCACCCCGTGAAAGGCTATGACGTCCTGCTGGACGCCCTGAGCCAGCTGAAGACCCAGGGCTTCGCCCCCGCCACGCCTTTCGAGGTGCTGATCGCCGGCGACGGCGGCGAACTGGATCGGCTGGAAGCCCAGAGGGCGACGGCCGGGCTCGACAACGTCCGTTTCGTCGGCTTCTGCCAAGATCCGCCCAGCTTGCTGGCGACCTTGCACCTCTACCTGCAGCCCTCGCGTTCGGAGGGCCTTTGCGTCGCCGCCCACGAGGCCATGCAGGCTGGCCTGCCGGTGCTGGCCTCGGCGGTCGGCGAGCTGCCCTACAGCATCGTGGACCGCGAGACGGGCTTCCTTGTTCCGCCCCGCGATCCGGCCGCCCTAGCCGTCGCCCTGGCCGAAGCGCTGTCGAACCCGGAGCGCCTGGCGCCTATGGGTCAGGCCGCGCGCGCCCGCGTCCAGGCCCGCTTCGGGGCCGAGCAGTTCGCGGCGCGCGGCGCGGCGATCGTGCAGCGCCTGAAGCGCGCGGTCGCCTGA
- a CDS encoding lipopolysaccharide biosynthesis protein, whose protein sequence is MAEDRGALRGIFGNTLRLLSGKAGAGVISLVYIALAAHALGPRDYGILVLVHTYVLAVGGIIEFPGWHAVVRYGAQALLAGDEQRLARLLKCAAALELACGVIAVVVAALLAPWIGAKLGWSPRAIELSLPYSLAVLATVRATAAGYLQVTGRFGLLGAHSLVPPVVRLVGAFVAWAGGWGLVGFLWAWLAAAVLEWAVMWIMAFATMPPSLRKLTVRADLRGVRAENPGIVRFMLGANADVTFAELAARVTPLAIGWLGGPTAAGLFAIAQRATTVIAQPAQSLGQAAYAELAKLAAKGETALVISTIAKASGVTMAVAIPVCILFGLFGDTFARLMGGDGFAAAGGLMLWLAIARTLLLCAPPLSAALTALGRPSLSASMNLAGSLGLIALLSFALPLWGQGAIGPCIVAQAVLTMALLAAALATQARSTASTPQTA, encoded by the coding sequence ATGGCTGAGGATCGCGGCGCGCTGCGCGGCATCTTCGGCAATACGCTTCGTCTCCTCAGCGGCAAGGCCGGGGCCGGGGTCATCAGCCTCGTCTATATCGCCCTGGCGGCCCACGCCTTGGGTCCGAGGGACTACGGCATTCTCGTGCTGGTCCACACCTATGTGCTGGCCGTCGGCGGGATCATCGAGTTCCCCGGCTGGCATGCGGTCGTACGCTATGGCGCTCAAGCCCTACTCGCAGGCGACGAGCAACGGCTGGCCCGCCTGCTGAAATGCGCCGCGGCGCTGGAACTGGCCTGTGGCGTTATCGCCGTCGTGGTCGCCGCGCTGCTGGCGCCGTGGATCGGCGCCAAGCTTGGCTGGTCGCCGCGCGCCATCGAACTGAGCCTGCCTTACAGCCTGGCGGTGCTGGCCACCGTGCGCGCCACGGCCGCGGGCTATCTGCAGGTCACCGGTCGCTTCGGCCTGCTGGGCGCCCACAGCCTGGTCCCGCCCGTCGTGCGGCTGGTCGGCGCCTTCGTCGCCTGGGCCGGCGGCTGGGGGCTGGTCGGCTTCCTGTGGGCGTGGCTGGCCGCGGCGGTGCTGGAGTGGGCGGTCATGTGGATCATGGCCTTCGCCACCATGCCGCCCTCCTTGCGAAAGTTGACCGTGCGCGCCGACCTGCGCGGCGTCCGGGCCGAGAACCCGGGCATCGTCCGCTTCATGCTCGGCGCCAACGCCGACGTGACCTTCGCCGAGCTGGCCGCGCGCGTGACGCCGCTTGCCATCGGCTGGCTGGGCGGCCCGACCGCCGCCGGCCTCTTCGCCATCGCCCAGCGCGCCACCACCGTGATCGCACAGCCCGCCCAGAGCCTGGGCCAGGCGGCCTATGCCGAGCTGGCGAAGCTGGCGGCCAAGGGCGAGACGGCGCTGGTCATCTCGACGATCGCCAAGGCCAGCGGCGTGACCATGGCGGTGGCCATCCCGGTCTGCATCCTGTTCGGCCTTTTCGGAGACACCTTCGCCAGGCTGATGGGCGGCGACGGCTTCGCCGCGGCTGGCGGGCTGATGCTGTGGCTGGCCATCGCCCGCACTCTCCTGCTCTGCGCCCCGCCGCTCAGCGCCGCCTTGACCGCCTTGGGCCGTCCCAGCCTGTCGGCCAGCATGAACCTCGCGGGGAGCCTCGGCCTCATCGCCCTGCTGTCATTCGCCCTGCCCCTCTGGGGCCAGGGCGCCATCGGTCCTTGCATCGTCGCCCAGGCGGTGCTGACCATGGCCCTGCTGGCCGCGGCGCTGGCCACCCAGGCCCGCTCGACCGCGAGCACGCCGCAAACCGCCTAG
- a CDS encoding formyl transferase, translating into MPLFSDIWRVGVIESSIQGVAAAGGLHAAPVRWLPEEPSYTFLADPFGLWRDGRLHLFAEAYDYRTRHGVIDHIELDADYRPVRRSTVIREPWHLSYPVVFEAEGETWMTPEAYRSGTFTLYRAKRFPDVWEPVTKIAFDTPAIDPTFFQWEGRWWCAYSPDGTQRDKQGKLHLAHADRLEGPWTPHPGNPVRIDLASSRPGGTPFVHEGRLHLPVQDCTRTYGGDLRLLVVNVLTPDRFDADATEILKGPVNAGRYTRGRHTLAACGPVTLFDAKWIKGSPHGLAIDVARKIRARRAKTGRSA; encoded by the coding sequence ATGCCCCTATTCTCTGACATCTGGCGCGTCGGCGTGATCGAAAGCTCGATCCAGGGAGTCGCCGCGGCCGGCGGCCTGCATGCCGCGCCGGTGCGCTGGCTGCCGGAGGAGCCGTCCTATACCTTCCTGGCCGACCCGTTCGGCCTATGGCGCGACGGCCGCCTGCATCTGTTCGCCGAGGCCTATGATTACCGCACGCGGCACGGTGTCATCGATCATATCGAGCTGGACGCCGACTACAGACCGGTCCGCCGGAGCACCGTGATCCGCGAGCCCTGGCACCTCTCCTACCCCGTGGTGTTCGAGGCCGAGGGCGAGACCTGGATGACGCCGGAGGCCTACCGGTCGGGAACCTTCACGCTCTACCGCGCCAAGCGCTTCCCGGACGTCTGGGAGCCGGTGACGAAAATCGCCTTCGACACCCCGGCCATCGATCCGACCTTCTTCCAGTGGGAAGGCCGTTGGTGGTGCGCCTATTCGCCCGACGGGACCCAGCGGGACAAGCAGGGCAAGCTGCACCTGGCCCATGCCGACCGCCTCGAAGGTCCCTGGACGCCCCATCCGGGCAATCCGGTGCGGATCGACCTGGCCAGCAGCCGGCCGGGCGGCACGCCCTTCGTCCATGAGGGCCGCCTGCATCTGCCGGTCCAGGACTGCACGCGAACCTACGGCGGCGACCTGCGCCTGCTGGTCGTCAACGTCCTGACGCCTGACCGCTTCGACGCCGACGCGACGGAAATCCTGAAAGGCCCCGTCAACGCCGGCCGCTACACCCGCGGACGCCACACCCTGGCCGCCTGCGGCCCCGTGACCCTGTTCGACGCCAAGTGGATCAAGGGCTCGCCCCACGGCCTGGCGATCGACGTCGCTCGCAAGATCCGGGCCCGCCGTGCGAAAACCGGACGCTCGGCCTAG
- a CDS encoding FadR/GntR family transcriptional regulator translates to MSEGRLADRAYTGIVEMINSDGLEVGDRLPSEARLAEMFGMSRTVVREALVRLAADSITEARRGAGSFIKNRPSDKLSAYMPLSELPSTMGSYEVRFVLEAEAARLAAVRRSAEEMASIEAALSKLRTALMSSAPAHAEDMELHRQIVLATANPAFLVAFEALEADVDRIMRAGVDISRSRPPEAIAEMMREHEMIVEAIRAQDADGAALAMRWHLSRGRKRLMP, encoded by the coding sequence ATGAGCGAAGGCCGCCTAGCCGACCGCGCCTATACGGGCATCGTCGAGATGATCAACAGCGACGGGTTGGAGGTCGGCGACCGCCTGCCGTCGGAAGCGCGGCTCGCCGAGATGTTCGGCATGTCGCGCACCGTCGTGCGCGAGGCCCTGGTGCGTCTCGCCGCCGACAGCATCACCGAGGCGCGGCGTGGGGCGGGGTCGTTCATCAAGAACCGGCCGTCGGACAAGCTGAGCGCCTATATGCCGCTGTCCGAGCTGCCCTCGACCATGGGCAGCTACGAGGTGCGCTTCGTGCTCGAGGCCGAGGCCGCGCGGCTGGCGGCGGTGCGGCGATCGGCGGAGGAGATGGCGAGCATCGAGGCGGCGCTTTCGAAGTTGCGCACGGCCCTGATGTCCAGCGCGCCGGCGCACGCCGAAGACATGGAGCTGCATCGCCAGATCGTGCTCGCCACGGCCAACCCCGCCTTCCTGGTCGCGTTCGAGGCGCTGGAGGCGGATGTCGACCGCATCATGCGGGCCGGCGTCGACATCTCCCGCTCGCGGCCGCCGGAAGCGATCGCCGAGATGATGCGTGAGCACGAGATGATCGTTGAAGCGATCCGGGCCCAGGACGCCGACGGCGCGGCCCTGGCGATGCGCTGGCATCTATCGCGAGGGCGAAAGCGGCTCATGCCCTAG
- a CDS encoding gluconokinase, with protein sequence MPPSRPARSVSFAVVVMGVSGCGKSTLGALLAGALDCPFLEGDAFHDASAVAKMRAGQPLVDDDRWPWLDRLGAAIGETLSTQGGVVAACSALKRDYRERLRAAIGAPTRFILLDAQPDELLRRITQRAGHYMPASLLDSQLATLERPAPDEAVLTLDAATSPERLRALSQTWLETATRPLGAARLGHEPLSPSR encoded by the coding sequence TTGCCGCCATCGCGCCCAGCACGCTCTGTCAGTTTCGCCGTCGTCGTGATGGGCGTCAGCGGCTGTGGGAAGTCGACCCTGGGCGCCCTGCTGGCGGGGGCGCTGGACTGCCCCTTCCTGGAAGGCGACGCGTTCCATGACGCAAGCGCCGTCGCCAAGATGCGGGCGGGCCAGCCTTTGGTCGACGATGATCGCTGGCCGTGGCTGGATCGGCTGGGCGCGGCCATTGGCGAGACGCTGTCGACGCAAGGCGGTGTCGTGGCGGCCTGTTCGGCGCTGAAACGCGACTATCGCGAGCGTCTGCGCGCGGCCATCGGCGCTCCCACACGCTTCATCCTGCTGGACGCCCAGCCAGACGAGCTTCTGCGCCGCATCACCCAGCGCGCGGGCCACTACATGCCGGCTAGTCTGCTGGACAGCCAGTTAGCCACCCTGGAGCGCCCCGCCCCCGACGAAGCCGTTCTCACGCTCGACGCCGCCACCTCGCCCGAACGCCTGCGCGCGCTGAGCCAGACCTGGCTGGAAACGGCGACGCGACCGCTCGGCGCTGCGCGCCTAGGGCATGAGCCGCTTTCGCCCTCGCGATAG
- a CDS encoding glycosyl hydrolase family 28-related protein, whose product MRAILLSAILVAACPIVAEAAASTSFLPKAPDDPKAITVKGVGDGKADDTDAVQKAIDAARDGTGHGLVFLPSGRYRISRSLLVPPGVRVFGVGPTRPTFVLGANTPGFQQGVGTMIVFTGGDQYQVGDIPVPVPTVRPATAKVRDANSGTFYSSMSNVDIEIGDGNPAAAGVRFRMAQHAFLSHMDFRLGSAFAGVYQAGNIMEDVHFHGGRYGIVTEKTSPAWQFTLLDSTFDGQRDAAIREHEVDLTLVNVAIRNTPVGIEIDKGYSDSLWGKNVRFENVSKAGVVISAEDNVFTQVGFDNAVASNTPVFARFRESGETVDGKGKAYRVANFTYGLTLPGLGHVGEYKTISDIAPLKALPAATGPALRATPPIGEWTNVKTLGVVGDGATDDTVALQKAIDSHRVLYLPIGFYRVTDTLKLKADTVLIGLHPALTQLVIPDANPRHAGVGTVKPILETPRGGDNILSGIGLFTGRVNPRASALLWRSGEKSLVTDVKIMGGGGTPTADGKPLGAAQARSGDPVADGRWDAQYPSIWVTDGGGGTFANVWSPNTFASAGFYISDTKTPGHIYEVSVEHHVRNEFVLDNVENWEFLAPQTEQEVGDGPDAVSLEIRNSKNILFANYHGYRVTRSYHPAETAVKLFNSTDIRFRNVHINAESGVALCDTISCGTYLRASKYPFENAIQDKTRKLEVREREFAVLDVKADQPAPPPANPSVRKLETGFWSISGATVGADGALYFVEKRFQRIYRWTAAKGLEIVRDSSLDPTNLAVDRSGNLLVVSSLGPQGAVYSIDPNGPKDQMTLIAPTAVSARAGAKTLLPVNWWNNGEFKDQYDPAKGEFTTLAEMFARDVGTPKAQEYVSPDGSVSLPAFRVWQQGPPDHVGWRWSDSLQTHGLIGGAVGERLFVTNGSENKTYSGQVGPGGTLTDLKVFANRGGESVAVDGQGRVFVANGQIFQYGADGQPTGRIDVPERPLQLIFGGEGGKTLFVLTHHSLYAVNP is encoded by the coding sequence ATGAGAGCGATCCTGTTGTCGGCGATCCTGGTGGCCGCGTGCCCCATCGTGGCGGAAGCCGCAGCTTCGACCTCCTTCCTGCCGAAAGCGCCGGACGATCCCAAGGCGATCACGGTCAAGGGCGTGGGCGATGGCAAGGCCGACGACACGGACGCCGTCCAGAAGGCCATCGACGCGGCGCGCGACGGCACGGGTCATGGCCTGGTTTTCCTGCCATCGGGTCGCTATCGCATCAGTCGGAGCCTGCTGGTGCCGCCGGGCGTCCGCGTTTTCGGCGTTGGTCCGACGCGTCCCACCTTCGTGCTGGGCGCCAACACGCCGGGCTTCCAGCAGGGCGTCGGCACGATGATCGTGTTCACCGGCGGCGACCAGTACCAGGTCGGTGACATCCCCGTGCCGGTCCCGACCGTGCGGCCCGCGACCGCCAAGGTGCGCGACGCCAATTCGGGCACCTTCTATTCGTCGATGAGCAATGTCGACATCGAGATCGGCGACGGCAATCCAGCCGCCGCTGGCGTGCGGTTCCGCATGGCCCAGCACGCCTTCCTCAGCCACATGGACTTCCGCCTGGGCTCGGCGTTCGCCGGCGTCTACCAGGCCGGCAACATCATGGAGGACGTCCACTTCCACGGCGGTCGCTACGGCATCGTCACCGAGAAGACCTCTCCGGCCTGGCAGTTCACCCTGCTGGACTCGACCTTCGACGGCCAGCGCGATGCGGCGATCCGCGAGCACGAGGTCGACCTGACGCTGGTCAATGTGGCCATCAGGAACACACCCGTCGGCATCGAGATCGACAAGGGTTACAGCGACAGCCTGTGGGGCAAGAACGTCCGCTTCGAGAACGTCTCCAAGGCAGGCGTCGTCATCTCGGCCGAGGACAACGTCTTCACCCAAGTCGGCTTCGACAACGCCGTGGCGTCCAACACGCCGGTGTTCGCCCGCTTCCGCGAGAGCGGCGAGACCGTGGACGGCAAGGGCAAGGCCTATCGGGTCGCCAACTTCACCTATGGCCTGACCCTGCCGGGCCTGGGTCACGTGGGCGAGTACAAGACGATTTCCGACATTGCGCCGCTGAAGGCGCTGCCGGCCGCCACCGGGCCGGCCTTGCGGGCCACGCCGCCGATCGGTGAATGGACCAACGTGAAGACGCTAGGCGTCGTGGGCGACGGCGCGACCGACGACACGGTCGCCTTGCAGAAGGCGATCGACAGCCACCGGGTGCTCTATCTGCCGATCGGCTTCTACAGGGTCACTGACACGCTGAAGCTGAAGGCCGACACCGTGCTGATCGGCCTGCATCCGGCTCTGACCCAGTTGGTCATCCCCGACGCCAATCCCCGCCATGCCGGCGTCGGGACGGTGAAGCCGATCCTGGAGACGCCGAGGGGCGGCGACAATATCCTGTCCGGCATCGGCCTGTTCACCGGCCGTGTGAACCCACGCGCCTCGGCGCTGCTGTGGCGGTCGGGCGAGAAGTCCCTGGTCACCGACGTCAAGATCATGGGGGGCGGCGGCACGCCCACCGCCGACGGCAAGCCGCTGGGCGCTGCCCAGGCCCGCAGCGGCGATCCGGTGGCCGACGGCCGCTGGGACGCACAGTACCCCAGCATCTGGGTCACCGATGGCGGCGGCGGCACCTTTGCCAATGTCTGGAGCCCGAACACCTTCGCCTCGGCCGGATTCTACATCAGCGACACCAAGACGCCGGGCCACATCTACGAGGTCTCGGTCGAGCACCACGTGCGCAACGAGTTCGTGCTCGACAATGTGGAGAACTGGGAATTCCTGGCGCCGCAGACCGAGCAGGAGGTCGGCGACGGCCCCGATGCGGTGTCGCTGGAGATCCGCAACTCCAAGAACATCCTGTTCGCCAACTATCACGGCTATCGGGTCACGCGTTCGTACCACCCGGCCGAGACGGCGGTGAAGCTGTTCAACTCGACTGATATCCGCTTCCGCAATGTCCACATCAACGCCGAGAGCGGCGTGGCCCTGTGCGACACCATCAGCTGCGGGACCTACCTGCGGGCCAGCAAGTATCCGTTCGAGAACGCCATCCAGGATAAGACCCGCAAGCTGGAGGTGCGCGAGCGCGAGTTCGCGGTGCTGGACGTCAAGGCCGACCAGCCGGCCCCACCGCCGGCCAATCCGAGCGTCAGGAAGCTGGAGACCGGCTTCTGGTCGATCTCGGGCGCGACGGTGGGCGCGGACGGGGCGCTGTACTTCGTCGAGAAGCGGTTCCAGCGGATCTACCGCTGGACGGCGGCCAAGGGTCTGGAGATCGTCCGCGACAGCTCGCTCGACCCAACCAACCTGGCCGTCGATCGCTCGGGAAACCTGCTGGTGGTGTCGTCGCTTGGGCCGCAAGGCGCGGTCTATTCGATCGATCCGAACGGCCCCAAGGACCAGATGACCCTGATCGCGCCGACGGCCGTATCCGCGCGCGCCGGCGCCAAGACGCTGCTGCCGGTCAACTGGTGGAACAACGGCGAGTTCAAGGATCAGTACGACCCGGCCAAGGGCGAGTTCACCACCCTTGCCGAGATGTTCGCCCGCGATGTCGGAACGCCCAAGGCCCAGGAATATGTCTCGCCCGACGGCAGCGTGTCGCTGCCCGCCTTCCGAGTGTGGCAGCAGGGGCCGCCGGACCATGTCGGCTGGCGCTGGTCCGACAGCCTGCAGACCCACGGCCTGATCGGCGGCGCGGTCGGCGAGCGATTGTTCGTCACCAACGGCTCTGAGAACAAGACCTATAGCGGTCAGGTCGGTCCCGGCGGGACGCTGACCGACCTCAAGGTCTTCGCCAATCGCGGCGGCGAGAGCGTCGCGGTGGACGGGCAGGGCCGGGTGTTCGTCGCCAATGGCCAGATCTTTCAGTACGGCGCCGATGGCCAGCCTACCGGCCGCATCGACGTGCCCGAGCGGCCGCTGCAACTGATCTTCGGCGGGGAGGGCGGCAAGACCCTGTTCGTCCTGACCCACCATTCGCTCTACGCTGTGAACCCGTAG